CTGAGGAAAAATGTGACATACGACCACCAGCAAATAATGCAAAGTTCGAGTTTTTTCCAACTTTGGGTGTTTCACAGATTGCTTCTCCCCCTTTTATTTCCACTGAACTGATACAAAAACAGGTGTAGGTGGTTGGGAAGTCTGATGATTGATGACTCTGAACAGTTCAGAGTCTGTAGCAGTCAGGGTTTCGGGACTTGACTCTCACTTCTTTTCTCCAAACCCACAGAAAATCAACAATGAACACCCTGTAATGTTTTGGAATTAATGTGATTTTGACCTTACAAACCATCAATCCCTGCTACTAGTTtaaatacatgtattttatacAAGTCAAACTCTTATGGTCTATAATGACATACAGACATCAGTTTGTTGCTGACGTGTTGCGCATCGATGAGAACAGTCTAAACTTTTACATCTTTATCTACTTTATTTCCTTCTTATGAATGTTATGATGTTCAGGTAGAAAAATGACTTTGATTGGAATTGAAAGGGTGACATCATGGAAATTAGACATAAATGACCTTCTTCTCAACTCATTGTCAGAAAAATGCATCCTCTTTTAGCTGACTAATTTATGTCGATGCTGCCCAAGTCAAAAAAACAGCCTCATCAAAGTTTTAATGTGGCACCAAATAAAACTGACTTTTAGGTCCTtcacttcctttcttcctttgtCTGTGAACTAAATGACCAGAAACAAGTAGAAAAATATGTATACAGTACCATCGAACTATTAGTACTCCTGAAAAGCTAGTGTCATTAAACCAGACCACCACGTATTTCATTTGTCCATAATTGTCCTTTAAGGCTTGAAATTGATAAGCGGAGGCATTAATAGCCAAACAAAACAAGTATTCTGCACACAACAAGAGAAGTCACAAACCAAACTTAAAAGATTTCGCACTTAAAATGCAGTATTGTTTTTCATCATCATCTAAACCATACGCCCACAGTTCACTGAATGATCAGGACAAATGATTCAGCGGATGATGTTTTTAGCGCGACATGTTGAAAATCAGCTGGTTTTGGCAAAgctgcgagaaaaaaaaaaattgttctggttctgtttgttttgatGTTGGCTGAAGAGGAGGGGTTCAAGAAAAGTGTTTGTGTAGTGGAGTAATTACCTGTCAAATATGGCCCCAACCTCAGCATTGTGCGCCCTGTGTATTCAATCACAATGTGTTATTACAATGTCAATACACAGTTACATTGTTATTACAGTGTTCTGATTTTTTGGGACTTTCACCTGAAAAAGCTCTCAGTGCATAAGATGATTTTGTGTGGTTAAAAAGTGCAGTACAGATTGTATAGGGGTTGTTCACATTTTGTTGCCTGGGCTCAAAATTTACTCCTGTGCTTAATTACTATGACACTCTTGATCAGTCTTACAATACCAAAATGTATTGTGTTATCCAACCAACAagtatattcacatgtattaaaaTAAGCAGAAAGAAGGTTATGATAAACTCTATAAGCCATGTGCAAAACAGCAGAAAACCATTAGTACACAAGGACCTTAAGTTGAAAACAACTTATATTTAGTGGTCCTGGCAAAAACTAATTGTTATGAAAGCATAACATCAGGAAGTTTCACTCAAGTAAAGCTTGAGTGAAAGAGGCTATGacatattaaatacattaaatataacTAACAGAGACAGCAAATGTTCTTAAAATCAACCAATGgagcagaaaaacagaaaacacagccaAAGGAGCCTACTATTTTTTGTCATTCTTCATTCTTACGCTAAAGGTACACTTTTATAATGTGTTGAGACCCTTCACAGTGGAGACAACTTGGTGGACAAAAGCCTGACTCGCAGAATGACAAAAGAAGCAGGCCTCACCCATTCTATTATGTGAAATATTGGTTTCTTTTTGGTCAATCTGTGtcatgaaacataaaaaaaaattgagtttccTGCCATGCTGTTGTATTTGCTGTCGTGTTCAGTTGTGTTAATTGTTGCAAAGAACTTTACATCTGAATACTGAATTATTCACCACCACTGAATTCATCACCGTTATGATCCAGCTGCTTCAAACAGATGTTGATGCCAAGCTGAAATAGAAGTCTGCTGCTAGAAAAGAGCAGTGCTATGTGGAAATTAAAAGGTACCAGAGGAAAAGGTTTCAGTCATTTGCCATGAGCCCAGTTAGATTGCTTTAAACCTGAAAGAATTTTCTGTTGAAATCGTACTTTAATAACAATGTAAGTACTGTGTAATTAACAGTGCATTGACATGTTGTGACGTAGTTGGGGTTTTACATAAAATTAATgagttgcagtgttttttttcctcaggatAGATGATAACGGAATCAAAAAGTCTTACTAAAGAAGTGAAATTAATTAAAACCTGCTAATTTAGTGAATAATGCATTGACATCCCATTATGATTTAGACCAGTATTTGTGCATTATGTATTGGAGCTGTCATAGTTTAATTATATCCACATTGATGATGTTGAACATGTGATTCAACTTGTGAGATAATAGTGGATGGTTGAAAGGTGCAGAGGCCGTGGCTTTAATTATGTCTATGATTGATATCTCAAACAAATGAGGTAAAATTTGTGTGTAATGATAACGTGGCCTCAACAAAAACTACACTAATAAATAATACTTTATATATATGctccatgtatgtatgtgtacacacacacacacacacacacacgtgtgtatatgcatgtatgtttgtatgtgagCATATATGTGTGTCTATTGCAGTTAGTTTCTGATGTTGTGATCTTAGAATAAACAGGGTATCAACCAGACTGTTAAAATTCTTCGTCCTAGTATTTAATTCCATTGAAAGAATGGTGTAATATATGTGCCAAGATGGTATCACTGATTAATCAATGAGTTATGACTCCAAATTGTGCATCTATAGCCTCTACAGTACTCTGAACAATAATGGGATATAACCACTGCATTTCTATTTTCACCTGTTAGTATTGTCCATTAGTCAGCCATTATTCCATTACCAGGTGCTACAAAGGGTGCTCTGCCTCGGAGATTGCCTGGGGGTGCATGTGCACATGCATGTCTATGGGTAAGCATTAGTCACCAGCCACCCGGGCATGCGCTGTCACCCAGCGGGCCAAGAAGCAAAATGTCACAGCCAATCACAGCCACACAGAACACAGCAGCTGCAGCCAACCAGAGATAAAGACATAGCTCTTCATAGTGTCCTAACTCTTAGCCATTAATCCAGCTGCTCCTGAATGTGCATGTTCATATTATTTATAAGAAACGGACACAGTAAAACCATCAGAGACAAAGAAACCCATGTTGAGAAAGTCCAATGTTCTTGTTTACACTTTGCTTTTAGGGCAGATATGGACCTTACAGACTTTACAGGGTCGTTATAATTTGGTCTAGGAAGTGTTGATAGTCTGTACAAGCTCAGCTACTCTGAACAGGGGCTTGAAATTTAAAGTGAAGTTAAAAAAGCCACTGGAGAAGAACTCCACATAAATTCTAAACTCTCCAGTGGCGTTAATATTTTTAGTGCCATGTCCTGGTCTCTTGCATGACCTACCAAACTTTCTGATTCCAGGGGAAATCACTTATGTAGTATGTCTCTTGAGTGCCATACTTGTAAAGTCTGTATATTACCTGTCAAAAATCGCTCCAACTCCTGCACTGTGAGCACTGTTCCTGTGGACGTGCAGGCCTGTGGCCAATAAAATACCATCCTTCACTGAGATTGAGCGATGGGAGAACGATGCAATCAGGAGTTCATTCCAGCCTGTTGGAGAGTTGGTGGTATAAAAATTTGTACGTTATTTTGTTGTGGTAAAAACTAAATACAAAGTAAAGTAAGATGTGATAAAAGACTTGTAAAGTATACTTAATAAACAGTCCTGTGCAAAAGACCTCAttcaacattatgtttgttggtttagtaaagttctaatgaccacacataagcatttctcagtctctgcatttaGATTCAATCTAGATATATGGGAAGTATATACAGCACACTACTTCTTGTCATGGTGTCAGTGGTCACACTAAATGgcaacctttagaacccatttagctTCGTTAATTGTGTTTCTTTATGGCTGTGCAAGGatttcctatattttcttgttgtagcTGAAGAGAATgcgaaataaatatgtatgctcatttcaaccctgcacaaACCTAAAGGCGACATTTGCACAGTACATTTGTGTTATTATTCCATAGTATAGTAATGGTgacacatacagctctggaaaatacAGTGTATTCTCGTTTAGTGCTGAAAGCCACACTTcgtatttacttttcttttttattgtaacAAATGTGAGTAAACCCAGAACGCAGTAAAAAAGCGCATCAATACACTGGCTGATCATAGATGCCAAGTTAAGTCTTGCTGACAGTTTTTGGCCTCTCTAAATATGAAAGTAGAGGCCAGTGTTATTCTGTTGTGTTatgttcatgtttgtttcataCATTTATAAGATTGAACTAATTCATTTGAAAACAGTGTTTTGAAGGGCTGACTTTAAagagcatcaaaatgaacaaaaaaacaaaaacattagtgCGTTTGCATTGGGCAAAtatcccccccaaaaaacccaaacaaaaacaaaaacttatttGCCCAGAATGTCACACCCCTACTTAAAaaaaccaagatcattttcatttaaccaTCTGGGCTGACCTGCACGTAGCAGGATGACCTGATCATCCAGGGGCAGCTCAGAGAAGTGTGGAATCCTCTTGGCCCACTCCACTAGGGTGAAGAGCTGCTTGTCTGCTGCCTGACAGATGTTGGTGACAGGATCGTTGGGCTGGAAATGCATTTTCAAACACAGCGTTTCATCAGAAGGCTTGACAGTAACAAACTGTAGTAACCATAATAACTAAGATTACCTTTAGATTACCTGATGCCAactattaacaaacacaagtataTACAAATCCAAGATAatctaaaactaatctaaaactaaGCAAAAAACTCCCACAACTGCATTTAACTAAGCACgtagttcagatccttctattGGATATTTACTGGAATGATAAACATGTTTCTGCTGCaagatctttaaccctttaaatgatgcagtgagtatcttctcatttcttaaacaaccatcagtttgatagagagcataaaaatTGGgatgtgtttcaatggaaaatggTCGTGTGgtttgatgagtccagactgaccctgttccagagtgatggaccaTCAGGGTGAgatgagaggtggatgaagtgattacccagcatgcctagtgcctacagtacaagcctgaggGGCAGTTATAATCTGTGGTTGCTTCGGTTGGTCAGGTCATGGTACAGTAACGTTATCTGACCAAAATattatggaaataaatgttgtcacACAGCATAAGCTTATCAAAACAATGCCACAGTGAATATATGCCATAATCAAAGCTTATTTCTAGAAAATACTGGCATGGAATTTGCAGGAGCACACTACTCACAGAGCTGCCCCCTGAACTTCCATCTGTATGAAGTTCCGTCTTCTGCTCAACAGCCATCTCAGCCTCCAAAATCTTCTCCACTGGCATCTCCTCATTTACTGCGCTGGTTGACTCCACCTCGCCTTCCCGATCTTtgttcctctgtctctcttcttgGACAGCTGTAGGATGGGGGATCGGGGTGGGCAGAGAGGAGCACAGGAGAAATAAAATGAAGGACAAAAAAGGAGGGAGAGGAAGCAGGGGCAGACAGTAGAAAATGCAGAGGGGAAAGGATGAGAAGCACGAGAGGTGAGGTGGCAAGAAATGGATAATGAAGAAGAAGCAAGTTTAGACAGGCAAAGGCAGAAAACAAGATGATAGTGATAATGAGGAGGGCAAGTGAGGGAGAGAGATTTGTGACGGAAGAGATTAACatagaaaataagcaaaaagaatatgaaaaataaaaagattaatAGTAAAATGTGCAAAACAGTGGGAAAGAACAAAAATACAGATCTATACAATTCATCATAAATTCATAATCTTTCATACTCTTTCATACTTCTTTCAGCCACTGGAAATAGGACAAATAACACACATTTTTTATGAAGTGAAATAACCTTTTTCTTCACAACAAATCATACATATGAGAGAAAACCAGATTTGTTTTAGTGCATGTACCCCAGTCTTTTCACAGGACATTAAAACCTTTTCTTTAGGTCTAACTTATAAAGCCTCATCTACATCAAACCTTGTATTTCGGAAAGCGTTTTTTTTACCCCAAAGCATGAACATCATCAGAGTGAACATCTTTCAACTTGAATCTGAAAGTCAAGTCAAATGAGGTGTTGCAATTAATGTGCAATACCTGATGTTTTAGCACATATGTCCAAAAGTAAAGACGCAGAACAACAAACAGTATTTATGAATTTAAGTGGGAAAACCAATTAAACATTCACTATTGCTCTACAACGCGCATCAAATTGTTCTTAAACAAGTTCCTGTAAAATGTCACTGACAGATGTAGAAGTGAAAGGAGATGACAGTTGAAATTAAGAACCTTAGACCAGAGTTGGATGATAATTAGAATTACTGCCGCTCAGATACTCTGCAAATGTTCCCTGGGCTTATAAAGGTTTAAGGAAAGTGATTTAAGGCAGATATTTTTCCACCCATGAGAACTGACAAGGAACTGTGAAGGAAAAAAATACATTCTAGCTTAGCTCCTTGTCACTGATATGCAATGTAATGTCTCTCTATCCTATTCATTCATACATCCAGACAcacacccctccctccctcttctcCTTACATCTGTCGTTCATCTTGGCCACTACAGAAGGAGggaaggggggagagagagaacgaGAGGAAACAAAAAGAGGAAGAGAGGGGGAAAGGGGGTTAGTGTTTATAAGGCTTACCCACCCCCATTTCCCTCTCTACCACTCTACTCGTTCTGTCTATCCCCTACTGTAGAAATATTATCAGTGCTAATAAATCAGAAACTAGATATGTTCATGAGGATTGTAAGCTCGTCATGATCATATAGAACTGAGTTTCACGGTCATAAACAGCAACAGGAGTATTAAGGTTTCATTTTAAAATGAGGGATGTCTTTGTCTGTAAATTCAGTGTAAAGCTCTGTAGTAtggccaaaaaaattttttttttttttttttttttttaaatggtttgtTTTCCAACTACATGAATTGGAAACATAATTCTAAAATACTCTTCCTTTACTAAAACTGTATGTTACACATTCACAGTTAATATCTTACAAGAAACAAAAGGGTTGCATATGGAATTTTTGCTGAGCAAGAAAGGTCTCCAGAAGAATAATTTTGATTTTGTGATTTGGGCATTTTCCACAAATACTGCTTAATTGAATCAATTCGATACATTGTCCAGCCTTGCCATTATGAAAGGCttatttttaattacattctGAATTTTATAATGAACAAATAAAGGCCACAGACTCATATTTGAGTATTTTTCTCCTTTCATTTAGAAACTCTATGCTAATTTTTAATTTAGCATGTAACAaaatatgaatattaatatataaaGGTAAAGGAGAAACACTGACATGGGATAAAAGATCAAATATGTAAAAACCTGATATATAAAAGTAAAATTGTTGGAATTATAGCAGCAAACAAAAAGTAGTGATGTATAAAATACCAAATGTAAACATCTTGTTATGTAAAACCGTTAAGACTAAATTGAAGCTTgtgatgtaaataaaaaaaaaatataacaaatataaaaCAACACTGTCTGCATTCATGACACgtacaacaaaaaaaatgccATAAAGAGTGTGATTTGTGTCCGAACAACTACACAGCTTATTACAATGTGAATTGACTGAGCTTTTTCTATCATCGTATCTCATAACCCTAATTTGTCGTCTTAAGAAAACAGTCAGACGACAGTAATTCATCCACGTTTAGACAGGAAAACATAACTAACAGTCCATAGCTTGGTCTTGAGAAGCTCAATCAAAAATTCATCTGTCTTTTCAAAAAAATGACATGGAAGCTTCTCTGCTACCAACAAATATTCAAGAATCAAGAGCgccataagtgcaattttcttacaaTTTCACAAATCCtttaaaagaacaaaattaaATTGTAACTTGTGTCCAAATGCACCATTTTGTGCATTTAAACAAGAAATTCTGTGTGTGACAAGGTGTCACAGGCAGCCTCGTTTTTAGGGATCACAAGCAAAGGGCTGAGAACGAGTGTCTTACAAAGAGCGTTGATGATTGTACCAAGTTTCTTACCTTCTCTCTTCATACCCATGGCCAGGCACTTCTGGTAACGGCAGTACTGGCAGCGGTTTCTCTGTCTTTTATCAACCATACAGTCTTTATTGTCCCGACAGGTGTAGGTCAGGTCTTTGCGCACTGTCCGCTTGAAGAAACCTTTACAGCCCTCACAGCTGTACACGCCATAGTGCTTACCTGGAAAGTGAGGGACAAATTATGTAAAAGAGtcaaacaagacagaaaaaattatttacagtggatGAAATTTTAAAGGTACAGAATGATTGTTTGACCCTGTCTGGTGTTCAGGCCGAACTCATATGCAATGCACAAGAGATAGGAATAGTCTTATCACCAGAGGATCTGTCTCCGCAGATGGAACACATGCGTTTCTGGGAAAGCATTGGCCCAGGGCTGTGAGACGACAGCTGCTTCAAGCCTAATGGAGGTTTCACATCATCTGAGCTGCTTACTGCATGAAGCCCTGACATGGACACTGTTGAGTTGATCTGTGAACATGACAGAAATAACGGGACAGACAGGAAGCTGTTAAGTCTGCCTGGGCACAGAAGAGGAAACAGGATATAGTAAAAACTTGTCTAGCATATGAACTTACCAAGTATTTATTTACGACCCCGATGGTGCTAAAATTACAGATATGCACCAGTAATGGACACATTATAAAATGGCGATGATTCTGTTCGTAGCCCAGAATGTACAGGTTAACGTACAAACTCAATGAGATAGCACAAAATGTCAAGATCTAACCTTTCTGATGGCATGGCATCCCATTACATTTATAACATTTCTCATCCCTTACCTGTGGACTGCTAATGGGTCCATAGCCCACTGACGGTGTTCCAGGTAGGCAAGGCGAGCCAAGTGAAGAACTGATTACAGAGAAAGGGGAGCCAATGCTACTAATGGGACTGTTGACTCCGGCAGCGGTGATAGGAGGCAGCGAGGTCATGGAA
This DNA window, taken from Sphaeramia orbicularis chromosome 11, fSphaOr1.1, whole genome shotgun sequence, encodes the following:
- the rxrba gene encoding retinoic acid receptor RXR-beta-A isoform X2; translated protein: MGDSRDSRSPDSSSVSSPPSGQRSPPLVPSAAASMTSLPPITAAGVNSPISSIGSPFSVISSSLGSPCLPGTPSVGYGPISSPQINSTVSMSGLHAVSSSDDVKPPLGLKQLSSHSPGPMLSQKRMCSICGDRSSGKHYGVYSCEGCKGFFKRTVRKDLTYTCRDNKDCMVDKRQRNRCQYCRYQKCLAMGMKREAVQEERQRNKDREGEVESTSAVNEEMPVEKILEAEMAVEQKTELHTDGSSGGSSPNDPVTNICQAADKQLFTLVEWAKRIPHFSELPLDDQVILLRAGWNELLIASFSHRSISVKDGILLATGLHVHRNSAHSAGVGAIFDRAHNAEVGAIFDRVLTELVSKMRDMQMDKTELGCLRAIILFNPDAKGLSNPSEVELLRERVYASLEAYCKQKYPDQQGRFAKLLLRLPALRSIGLKCLEHLFFFKLIGDTPIDTFLMEMLEAPHQLT
- the rxrba gene encoding retinoic acid receptor RXR-beta-A isoform X1 codes for the protein MGDSRDSRSPDSSSVSSPPSGQRSPPLVPSAAASMTSLPPITAAGVNSPISSIGSPFSVISSSLGSPCLPGTPSVGYGPISSPQINSTVSMSGLHAVSSSDDVKPPLGLKQLSSHSPGPMLSQKRMCSICGDRSSGKHYGVYSCEGCKGFFKRTVRKDLTYTCRDNKDCMVDKRQRNRCQYCRYQKCLAMGMKREVAKMNDRSVQEERQRNKDREGEVESTSAVNEEMPVEKILEAEMAVEQKTELHTDGSSGGSSPNDPVTNICQAADKQLFTLVEWAKRIPHFSELPLDDQVILLRAGWNELLIASFSHRSISVKDGILLATGLHVHRNSAHSAGVGAIFDRAHNAEVGAIFDRVLTELVSKMRDMQMDKTELGCLRAIILFNPDAKGLSNPSEVELLRERVYASLEAYCKQKYPDQQGRFAKLLLRLPALRSIGLKCLEHLFFFKLIGDTPIDTFLMEMLEAPHQLT
- the rxrba gene encoding retinoic acid receptor RXR-beta-A isoform X4, coding for MGDSRDSRSPDSSSVSSPPSGQRSPPLVPSAAASMTSLPPITAAGVNSPISSIGSPFSVISSSLGSPCLPGTPSVGYGPISSPQINSTVSMSGLHAVSSSDDVKPPLGLKQLSSHSPGPMLSQKRMCSICGDRSSGKHYGVYSCEGCKGFFKRTVRKDLTYTCRDNKDCMVDKRQRNRCQYCRYQKCLAMGMKREAVQEERQRNKDREGEVESTSAVNEEMPVEKILEAEMAVEQKTELHTDGSSGGSSPNDPVTNICQAADKQLFTLVEWAKRIPHFSELPLDDQVILLRAGWNELLIASFSHRSISVKDGILLATGLHVHRNSAHSAGVGAIFDRVLTELVSKMRDMQMDKTELGCLRAIILFNPDAKGLSNPSEVELLRERVYASLEAYCKQKYPDQQGRFAKLLLRLPALRSIGLKCLEHLFFFKLIGDTPIDTFLMEMLEAPHQLT
- the rxrba gene encoding retinoic acid receptor RXR-beta-A isoform X3, whose amino-acid sequence is MGDSRDSRSPDSSSVSSPPSGQRSPPLVPSAAASMTSLPPITAAGVNSPISSIGSPFSVISSSLGSPCLPGTPSVGYGPISSPQINSTVSMSGLHAVSSSDDVKPPLGLKQLSSHSPGPMLSQKRMCSICGDRSSGKHYGVYSCEGCKGFFKRTVRKDLTYTCRDNKDCMVDKRQRNRCQYCRYQKCLAMGMKREVAKMNDRSVQEERQRNKDREGEVESTSAVNEEMPVEKILEAEMAVEQKTELHTDGSSGGSSPNDPVTNICQAADKQLFTLVEWAKRIPHFSELPLDDQVILLRAGWNELLIASFSHRSISVKDGILLATGLHVHRNSAHSAGVGAIFDRVLTELVSKMRDMQMDKTELGCLRAIILFNPDAKGLSNPSEVELLRERVYASLEAYCKQKYPDQQGRFAKLLLRLPALRSIGLKCLEHLFFFKLIGDTPIDTFLMEMLEAPHQLT